ctgggtgccaggtccctctaggattaacccttttttttttataaacatagaaaatcacagtgagagcacgcaagcgtccataggaaagcattgtaaatgctttcctatgagaccggctgaatgcgcgcgcagctcttgccgcgcattcagccgaaagggaggatcggaggcggagaggaggaggaagaggaggagagctccccacccggcgctggaacaaaggtaagtttttaccccttcctcaccatccagcccggtgggagggggtccctgagggtgggggcacccttagggcactatagtgccaagaaaacaagtatgttttcctggcactatagtggtcctttaatgcttggTCCTGAATATGtcaaatgctccccatagagctAGACTGTAAATTACAGCTGTTCTAAGACGACTCACTGAGGTTGTAAATGAAGCAGCAAACCAGTAAATGGGTCACTTCATTTTTGACTGCATGTGTCAATCTCCTTCCTGTTGTGCATGCTTGCTCCTTATGTAAAACGGAATGTTTTCTCTTCTTACTGGGATGTGCAATGAACATTCTTGATCTGAGGCtctaaaccaggcttccccatactccggctctccagatgttgctgaactacaactcccttgattctcagcctatctatttcattcatagaatcatgggagttgtagtaaagcaacatctggagggccggagtttggggaagcctgctctaaacTGTGTTAAAGAAATGTAGTGTTGGTTATACAATCACATTGAAGTGCCTCTTGTGGATGTCAGTATGATGGCGAGTAAAGACATGTTTAACTTTTCAAGGTAAACATTGTCCTTTCTGCTAACGACAAAGTTTTTTGCCACTTTGTTGAGATGAACTGGTCTGGaagactttagtggtcctttgaaCAGTGAACAGACTGATATAAATATCAGTATAAGCAAtgctgcgcacgcgcattagacctccccataggaaagcattgaataatgctttcctatggggatttcagcaacgctggaggtcctcacagtagacagccattagaggaggacttaaccctgcaaggtaaatattgcagtttatgaaaactgcaatagttacacttgcagggttaagggtagtgggagttggcacccagaccactccaatgggcagaagaggtctgggtgcctggagtgtccctttaatgcaaggtGTGGTGTGGatagattttttgtttgtttttccttccGATAGATTTTGAAATTGTTTATGTAATGTATAAGGAAGGTTGCATTGGCAAATAGACAATCCCTCCTTTAATTTAGAGAACAGTTAAAATAGTGTTCTTTATTTTACAGAGGCAAGTTGCATAACTGAAATGTCTGTAATGATGGCTTGTTGGAAACAGAATACGTTCAACGATGTTCCTTGTTCCCAAGAAATTGGTGCTTTCTTTAACTGTGTGAAAAAAGCAGAGGTAAAACTTATTTTATAAACACAGTGTACAAATGAAATTTGACTctctataaaatgtattttttgcacGGCAGAAACATAATCATATTTATTGATATTCTAAGTATTGCATGTTAGAATAAATGGGActgtgtacccagaccacttcaatgagctgtccTATAGCCTATCCATGCAGTCTTTTCAGtgttaacactgtcttttctgagaTGGGCGGTAAACTAAACActgtctcacacactcacaaatgatTTGTTTTAATTCAATTTACGTCTACCCAACCTCTATACCTTTTGGGAGGGCTAGAGTGGATCCTTTctatggggtccagtgtggcttcTGTCCTCTTTAAGCTGCTCTTGCTCTGTTCCCATGCGCATAGTTTTGTGATTCCTGGAGTGACGAggcgcgtgcgagggagcagagtggGAAGATTACAGCTCCTTCAGTCGCCCACCTCGGCTGAAAAGGCCAGCCTTATAGAAATTAGTGGGTcctggtgtgttcagtactgctGAAAAGGTTTTCAGAGAAGTTAATGGAACCATTTCTTCTGTATTACACATTTTAGCTGTTTCCTCATATAATTAAAGCACTGCACACATTCTAGTCAAAGCCATATTTAACCAGGATCTTTTCTACAGAGTAACTggattatttataaaatgtgaaTTGCAATTGTTGGGCCACGAAAGCTGAAGTGAAAATATAGTTGACTTCTGCTATTTTGGTATAAAATGTACTTTGGATTCCTGACCATTCACAATtcacaattcattttttttttttttattattattttttatatatatatatatatatatatatatatatagtgaaaaaataccggcactccaaggtTTTCCAAATAAAAATCTTCTTTATTCTGATAAGTACATCAACGTTTCAGATCCActaaggagctttcatcaggacacaatgtcctgatgaaagctccttagtggagctgaaacgttgatgtactTATCAGAATAAAGAAGATTTTTATTTGGAAAaccttggagtgccggtattttttcactttttatattATCTAgcaaccagagcaccaggtatttaCTACTTTGATTGGAGTgcaggggttaaatatttttttatatatatatccttcatatgtatttatatagtcatgtgtagtatttctttaaaagaacactatagataAAGAATAGGTACTCACATTTTTTTCACTCGCCATGTTGGTTTCGTCAAACACGTCCTACCTCTTTGGCCGAGATCatcaatgttgatgatctcaTTCAATCCAGTGCTtatccataggaaatcattgggaggTTAGTGAGCATGTGCGACAAAATTCAGTGCTGCTCCAATCGGATGATCTCCTGAGACCGTCtgactaaaaaaaatgtttgcgtttttttacctcttttttttttttttttccacacggATGTGCCTTTCCTGGCTGTTATTGAAagccactatgggaggagggctTGACAAAGCATTGGATTTGTGAGCGTGTACAGCCCACGAGGTGCCTGGCTGCCTGAGAGCGGCGCCGGGGGGGCTACTGGATGCCAGTGAAAGCTGATCCACTCTAGTTCTCCCAAACGTGTTGCAGTATTTTGACTATCTCAGCCAAACCCTGTAGGAAAGCTTTGGGAGACGCATGCGCTGCAAAACGTCACGCTGCACAATCAATTtatcctcctagagatgcattgaatcaatgcatccctatgtaGAGCATTAAGGTAGATTCTGCACActacagcactgacccagaaagcacctctagaagctgtctgagtgactgtcactagttaCTTGTCagcaatgtagacactgccttttgtctgaaaagtcagtgtttacattgaaaagcagcAGGATATAGATTTCAGaactaagctgtagtggttctggttcctaacttttttagctggctcctagattccaagaaaATCTGTCAAGCCCTGCACTAGAGGCagcttaaccctacaatgtagaCCCTTCCATTCCTGCAGGACATAATACGATTGTgagatgttaaaggaacactccaaacatctaaagcagtttagcttgctgaagtgcttttatGTGCGAagagtgtgttctttttttttttttttttttttttttttatattacaaaaagtgcaaatttcaatatgcactttttataaattaaGATTTTTACATCTCCTTGCTGTCCTtgcaatcagacaacaggtcctgttacttcctggttgtttagctcagagaGGCTAAACTCAAAAGGAAGACTGTTGCTCAGAGCCCCTTGCAAAAGCTTTACAATGAGCTGCttcggaagtctgtgattggacagccacggaaAGTCTGGTCTGGGAAAGAATGAGAGGTCTTgggaaggctgcagacaagagttttgcagcttttgcaagccgtTTTTAGATTatctaaaaacaaaaatgcatattttcaatGGGGGTGTATCCTCTACACATTATTACCCTCTCCCTTCgatgtttaaatatgtttttacttTATGTCGTTGATATTTtatgttctgtttaaccccttttagTTGCATTGTGGTTGCCTATATCTCTATCTACGTGATAACCAGTTATGTTATAAAATAAACTTGGTGATCCATTCTATTGTAGTATAACATAACCTTAATCTACTGTAAACAACTTCTTTAGGTTCTGCCTACTATTGTATTTATATCTATGGGCATTGTGGTGGGGAAGGCAGAGTTGCTGCCCTAAGCTGTTTCTTGGGGCCTGACTCTTTCTGTTTTAACCCACCACGACCAAATTAACGGGCAATGCAGGGTCCTGGGCATAGTCGGCTATTCAGAACTACTTATCTATAGTGTGCAGGAAATGGGTTAAAACGCATAAAGTTCTACCAAACATTTCCATTCAGATATACAGaatatttaaaatatgcattatataCTAGTCTTCATGGcaagtaaatgtttatttttgagttttattccacaaataattttctttttttttttaattttaatctttGTGCAGGCTAATAGAAAGTCTGGACTTAACCAAGAACTCCAAACCGGAAGACTACCACCGAAACAACTAAACCAATTACTGAAGCGGTTTCCAAACAAGAGCCATGAGATCTAGATATTTTACTTGTAGCTCCAGTTGACTTTTCATTCTTTAAAGAAAGATTTAATAATGCGCCTTTTTAACATTGATCATCATGTTTAAGGACGCTTGCCACAAGTGGGACGATAATTGTTTCCAACTTCAGTgacctgttattttttttttatttttatgccatTTATATCCAGCAGGGTGCATCAGGGCCTGTTCTTATATCAGGAATGTAAGAAACACCATGAAAAAGACTTCCTTtcagtaaaaaaacacacacggaaaacaaatcacacttgttttttattttatttttttagagcagTTTGTGAATATTGTTAAGCACGCTGACTAATTTTGAAAATGggagtttatatatatttgtctcaACTTGGAGATTATATCATGAAagcatatttatatttaaaccgttatttgtaaatataaacaaagtatatTTTATCGAGAGCAGGAAGCTCCTGCTCTGGAGTTAGCTGATTGCTCTGTCAGAGCTTCCCTGTGGTCTGCTGAGCACTGCTTCCTGCCTCCACTTCTTCCAacagagagcttctggctctctgaGCTAAGCCTTGCCATGCAGGGtatagcttattggctgagagaggtGACTGCACGGCTAGCTCATTGACTGAAAATGTCAACTGATTTCTCTCAGAGATGGGAAACAGAACATGGCTTACCATTCTAAAGCTGTTTGGCTAATTACAATGAGGGGGTGCCAGGACACTCCCACgagattggagtgttcctttactatGACATGTCATATAGATTGCATGGGAAGAGACTAGTTGAAACAATAATAAATGTAGTTATTGAAACACtctagtagacttgtgcacaaatccaGTTcagctacattaaccccttaaggaccaaagttctggaataaaagggaatcatgacatgtcacacatgtcatgtgtccttaaggggttaaacaaatcaaATGCCTGTCCGTCTATGGATAAACAATAAGTCTATTCATTCGTTCATAGATTGACAGGCATTCACATCATTCAATGCCGCTGAATGGAatgtattaaaggagcactatagtgccaggaaaacaaactcgttttcctggcactatagggtcattaggttccccTCACCTCATGGCCACCCTTCCGCTAAgctgaaggggttgaaaccccttcagccacttgcctttctccagcgccttggcgctggttacctctcctccccctgccgacgtcagcaagAGCcttgcgtgcgcattcaaaccgcccatagaaaagcattactcagtgctttcctatggacgtccagcttcttctcactgatttttcaCCGGGATAATTGCGGAagcccctctagcggctgtcagtgagacagccactagaggctggattaaccctcagtgaaacatagcagtttctctgaaactgctatgttttcatctgcagggttaacactagaggaacctggcacccagaccacttaaaggaacactatagtcacttaaattactttagctaaataaagcagttttagtgtatagaatagatcattcccctgcaatttcactgtcatttaagagttaaatcactttgtttctctttatgcagccctagccacacctcccctggctatgattgacagagcctgcatgaaaaacaaactggtttcactttcaaacagatgtaatttaccttaaataattgtatctcaatc
The DNA window shown above is from Pelobates fuscus isolate aPelFus1 chromosome 10, aPelFus1.pri, whole genome shotgun sequence and carries:
- the CHCHD1 gene encoding small ribosomal subunit protein mS37, with the protein product MASQGSTLHSKVAKLLSRRNGKPVLKPNRPLVLADRVANRKPDMGEASCITEMSVMMACWKQNTFNDVPCSQEIGAFFNCVKKAEANRKSGLNQELQTGRLPPKQLNQLLKRFPNKSHEI